In Gossypium raimondii isolate GPD5lz chromosome 12, ASM2569854v1, whole genome shotgun sequence, a single window of DNA contains:
- the LOC105765700 gene encoding calmodulin, which produces MVDQLTDEQIAEFKEAFSLFDKDGDGCITTKELGTVMRSLGQNPTEAELQGMINEVGADQNGTIDFPEFLNLIARKMKDTESEEELKEAFKVFDKDQNGFISATDLRHAMTNLGEILTDEEVDEMIHEADTDGDGQVNYEEFVRMMMVAK; this is translated from the exons ATGGTGGACCAACTCACCGACGAACAAATCGCTGAGTTCAAAGAAGCTTTTAGCCTCTTCGACAAGGATGGTGATG GCTGCATCACTACAAAAGAGCTGGGAACGGTGATGAGATCTCTCGGACAAAATCCAACTGAAGCTGAACTGCAGGGTATGATCAATGAGGTCGGTGCTGATCAAAACGGCACCATCGACTTCCCCGAGTTCTTGAATTTGATCGCACGGAAAATGAAG GATACCGAGTCGGAGGAGGAACTTAAGGAAGCTTTCAAAGTTTTCGATAAGGATCAGAACGGCTTTATTTCTGCAACCGAC CTCCGGCACGCGATGACGAATCTCGGGGAAATTTTGACCGATGAGGAAGTCGATGAAATGATTCATGAAGCAGATACCGACGGTGACGGGCAAGTGAACTATGAGGAGTTTGTAAGGATGATGATGGTGGCAAAGTGA
- the LOC105765697 gene encoding organic cation/carnitine transporter 1, with protein sequence MQYPTQRMVNMEIKKEEETKEISHEKGDDDAATAAVAEEKMKLSVDEVIEKYVGSFGLSQMLQVVLVSFSWVFDSQNTLVTIFTDAQPSGWRCKTSAINASLSPSWCMNDTAGGGGNEGQLAGHVCRLAAGSWEWTGGNSATTIAEWDLICHRKFLAAIPTSLFFIGSIFGCTFYGRLADGWLGRKNTLLLACILTSITTFFASLSPNVWIYSFLRFANGFARSGNGICSIVLSMEVVGNKWRGQVGQYGFFFYTAGLLSLPFIAYPIRTHWRYLYRIISLPPLVYIFLLVPLVVESPRWLLVRGRNKEALEVLRKLARWNRKKLPDNIELIIPSQATTTGSEGDKDTIGDENENIWTTRWAAKRMIIVMLFGFGVGFVYFGIQLNTENLNFNLYLTVIINALMEIPAIVIGGILLSFTNRRLLSSLSAISAGVLCILCIIFTTASSKNTSSSNWPKLTIEAIGFMASSITFDVLNIYCVELFPTNVRNFAVSMSRASLMLGASLSPSLVAVGRLSPSISFIVFGALSIVSGTLSVWLPETRNAPLYETLKQQEEEEEEKRRRLRQPTVV encoded by the exons ATGCAATATCCAACACAAAGGATGGTGAACATGGAGAtcaaaaaagaagaggaaacaAAAGAGATTTCCCATGAAAAAGGAGATGACGATGCAGCAACAGCGGCAGTTGCAGAAGAGAAGATGAAGCTGAGTGTGGATGAGGTTATAGAAAAGTACGTGGGATCCTTTGGGTTGTCCCAGATGCTGCAAGTGGTGTTAGTGTCATTTTCATGGGTGTTTGATTCTCAAAACACTTTAGTCACCATCTTTACTGATGCTCAGCCATCTGGTTGGAGATGTAAAACCAGTGCTATTAATGCATCATTATCCCCGTCTTGGTGCATGAACGACACTGCTGGTGGCGGTGGCAACGAAGGGCAATTGGCTGGTCATGTTTGTCGATTGGCAGCCGGTAGTTGGGAGTGGACCGGTGGGAATAGCGCCACCACTATTGCGGAGTGGGATCTTATATGCCACCGCAAGTTTCTTGCTGCTATTCCCACTTCACTCTTCTTCATTGGTTCAATTTTTG GTTGCACTTTTTATGGTCGCCTCGCAGACGGGTGGTTAGGTAGAAAGAATACATTGTTGCTGGCATGTATCTTAACCTCCATCACCACTTTCTTCGCCTCCCTTTCACCAAATGTTTGGATATATTCATTTCTCCGGTTCGCAAATGGCTTTGCCCGTTCTGGAAATGGGATATGTTCCATCGTCCTCTCGATGGAAGTGGTTGGCAATAAATGGCGAGGCCAAGTTGGCCAATACGGTTTCTTTTTCTACACGGCAGGGTTATTGTCTCTCCCTTTCATTGCATATCCTATTAGAACCCATTGGAGGTATTTATATAGGATCATATCCCTTCCCCctcttgtatatatatttttgttagtCCCTTTGGTAGTAGAATCACCACGTTGGCTACTTGTTCGAGGGAGAAACAAAGAAGCTCTTGAGGTGTTAAGAAAACTTGCCAGATGGAATAGGAAGAAATTGCCTGACAATATAGAGCTCATCATTCCATCTCAAGCAACAACAACAG GGAGTGAAGGTGACAAAGATACAATAGGTGACGAAAACGAAAACATATGGACAACAAGATGGGCTGCTAAGAGAATGATTATAGTAATGTTATTCGGCTTTGGGGTTGGCTTCGTCTATTTCGGAATCCAATTAAACACCGAGAATCTCAACTTCAATCTCTACTTAACAGTTATAATCAATGCTTTAATGGAGATCCCCGCCATTGTCATCGGCGGCATACTATTGAGCTTCACCAATCGACGTCTACTTTCATCATTATCAGCCATTTCAGCCGGTGTTTTGTGTATCCTTTGCATCATTTTCACCACTGCATCGTCGAAAAACACTAGTAGTAGCAATTGGCCTAAATTGACGATCGAAGCTATTGGTTTTATGGCTAGTTCTATCACGTTCGACGTGTTGAACATTTACTGCGTCGAGCTTTTTCCTACCAATGTAAGGAACTTTGCGGTGTCGATGTCGCGTGCATCGTTGATGTTGGGGGCTTCTTTGTCACCTTCATTGGTGGCGGTCGGCCGTCTTAGCCCgtcaatttcatttattgtgTTTGGGGCTCTTTCTATTGTAAGTGGAACATTAAGTGTATGGTTGCCGGAGACGAGGAATGCTCCTCTTTATGAAACCTTAAAgcaacaagaagaagaagaagaagagaaacgTCGCCGTTTAAGACAGCCCACCGTGGTCTAG
- the LOC105765699 gene encoding zinc finger protein SHOOT GRAVITROPISM 5: protein MLANTSCSSIPSSKPIPCFENGDNNNNKRKRRPAGTPDPDAEVVSLSPKTLLESDRYVCEICNQGFQRDQNLQMHRRRHKVPWKLLKRETPAVKKRVFVCPDPSCLHHQPCHALGDLVGIKKHFRRKHSNHKQWVCEKCSKGYAVQSDYKAHLKTCGTRGHSCDCGRVFSRVESFIEHQDACRMGQSQKVQQPPSLSPTASTPSTPSSDTMFFSPTKDNPTTTNGGDHHNLELQLLTTSSNPTEPFVPHKENHNNTHYSTQLHLSIGSSDEKMESTVTTDTSKVSALQQLKMAMAELAYAEEARKQAKRQVELAEQEFDRAKRIRQEARAEFEKAQALKDRANKQIETTIVQITCHACKQQVQDRTPVEENSIVVSYVSSAI from the exons ATGCTAGCCAACACCTCTTGTTCCTCAATTCCCTCTTCAAAGCCAATCCCATGCTTTGAAAATGGtgataataacaacaataagagaaaaagaagaccTGCAGGAACACCAg ATCCAGATGCTGAAGTGGTTTCACTTTCACCTAAAACACTACTAGAATCAGATCGTTACGTTTGTGAGATCTGTAACCAAGGGTTCCAACGAGACCAAAACCTACAGATGCACCGGCGACGACATAAGGTTCCATGGAAGTTGCTGAAAAGAGAAACACCGGCGGTGAAGAAAAGGGTGTTCGTTTGTCCCGATCCGAGCTGTCTCCACCATCAACCTTGCCATGCTTTAGGCGATCTGGTTGGGATCAAGAAACACTTTAGGAGGAAACACAGTAACCATAAACAATGGGTGTGTGAGAAATGTTCGAAGGGGTATGCGGTTCAATCTGATTATAAGGCTCATCTTAAAACTTGTGGTACCCGTGGCCATTCTTGTGACTGTGGCAGAGTTTTTTCaag agtTGAGAGTTTCATAGAACATCAAGATGCATGCCGTATGGGGCAATCACAGAAAGTGCAGCAGCCACCTAGCTTGTCTCCAACAGCTTCAACCCCAAGTACTCCATCTAGTGATACCATGTTCTTCAGCCCTACAAAAGATAATCCCACCACCACAAACGGCGGCGACCACCACAATTTGGAGCTTCAACTCTTAACCACATCCTCAAACCCAACAGAGCCCTTTGTTCCCCATAAAGAAAACCATAACAATACTCATTATTCCACTCAATTACACCTCTCGATCGGCTCATCCGACGAAAAAATGGAATCGACTGTAACGACTGATACGAGCAAGGTATCGGCGCTCCAGCAATTGAAGATGGCGATGGCGGAGCTAGCTTATGCCGAAGAGGCGAGAAAACAAGCGAAGAGGCAAGTTGAATTGGCCGAACAAGAGTTCGATAGGGCGAAGAGGATTAGACAAGAAGCACGAGCTGAATTTGAAAAGGCTCAAGCTTTAAAGGATCGTGCGAACAAGCAAATCGAGACCACCATTGTTCAAATAACTTGCCATGCTTGTAAGCAGCAAGTTCAAGACAGAACACCTGTGGAAGAGAACTCCATTGTTGTGAGTTACGTTTCATCAGCTATATAA
- the LOC105765701 gene encoding transcription factor MYB54 yields the protein MCSRGHWRPAEDEKLRESVERYGPHNWNAIAQKLQGRSGKSCRLRWFNQLDPRINRSPFTEEEEERLLSAHRIHGNRWAVIARLFPGRTDNAVKNHWHVIMARRCRQRSSLYAKTSHTNPSKPLHHSQMGAGHGFLPLLHKYKQGFPHNTCSPLNPNHCVTTTQDKKEAIEFYDFLQVNTDSNNKSEVTENSRRDDEEVNQQEAMPLMEHHTKARPSFFNFL from the exons ATGTGTAGCCGAGGTCATTGGAGGCCTGCCGAAGATGAAAAGCTCCGAGAATCGGTGGAACGTTACGGCCCTCATAATTGGAATGCTATAGCTCAAAAGCTTCAAGGCAGATCAG GGAAAAGCTGTAGGCTGAGATGGTTTAACCAGTTAGATCCGAGGATTAACCGGAGCCCTTTCacggaagaggaagaagaacgGTTGTTGAGTGCTCATAGGATCCATGGGAATAGGTGGGCTGTTATCGCTAGGCTTTTTCCCGGTCGTACTGATAACGCTGTTAAGAACCATTGGCATGTCATCATGGCACGTAGATGCCGACAACGGTCGAGTCTCTATGCCAAAACGTCACACACCAATCCCTCTAAACCTCTTCATCACTCACAGATGGGTGCTGGTCATGGTTTTCTCCCACTTTTACATAAATACAAGCAAGGGTTCCCTCACAACACTTGTTCTCCTTTGAACCCAAACCATTGTGTTACAACCACCCAAG ATAAAAAGGAGGCAATTGAATTCTATGATTTCCTTCAAGTAAATACAGATTCCAATAATAAAAGTGAAGTAACAGAGAACAGTAGGAGAGACGATGAAGAGGTAAATCAACAAGAAGCAATGCCATTAATGGAACACCACACAAAGGCTAGGCCTtccttcttcaatttcttataG